A genome region from Engraulis encrasicolus isolate BLACKSEA-1 chromosome 6, IST_EnEncr_1.0, whole genome shotgun sequence includes the following:
- the bphl gene encoding valacyclovir hydrolase, with protein MLLLKWGLRAVQKAAHRSPRHCCYCTAVMAGKKSVNGVELYYQQTGEGDHAVLLMPGALGSGETDFGPQLKGLDKKRFTVVAFDPRGYGKSRPPARDFPPDFFHRDARDALKLMQTLGFGRFSLLGWSDGGITALIAAALSPASMRKMVVWGSNAYVSQEDLDIYNSVRDVSRWSERMRRPMEEMYGAEYFKNTWSAWVDGISQFTQNPQGSICLELLPQVSCPTLVVHGQKDPMVPSFHPQALLRHIPNARLHEMAEGKHNLHLRFADDFNRLVQDFLLE; from the exons ATGTTGCTCTTGAAATGGGGTTTGCGCGCGGTTCAAAAGGCTGCACATAGAAGTCCTCGACATTGCTGCTACTG CACTGCAGTGATGGCTGGTAAGAAGTCTGTTAATGGAGTGGAGCTGTACTACCAGCAAACTGGGGAGGGGGACCATGCAGTGCTACTGATGCCTGGAGCGCTAG GAAGTGGAGAGACGGATTTTGGGCCACAGCTGAAGGGTTTGGATAAGAAGCGTTTCACGGTGGTGGCGTTCGACCCGAGAGGTTACGGCAAATCCCGACCCCCCGCTCGAGACTTCCCCCCCGACTTCTTCCACAGAGACGCCAGAGACGCCCTTAAGCTCATGCAG ACTTTGGGCTTCGGTCGTTTTTCTCTGCTGGGCTGGAGTGACGGGGGCATCACGGCCCTGATCGCTGCAGCTCTGAGTCCTGCTAGCATGAGGAAGATGGTGGTGTGGGGATCCAACGCATACGTGTCACAGGAGGACCTCGACATCTACAACT cGGTGAGAGATGTGTCGCGCTGGAGCGAGCGCATGAGGAGGCCAATGGAGGAGATGTACGGAGCAGAGTACTTCAAGAACACCTGGAGCGCCTGGGTGGACGGCATCAGCCAATTTACCCAGAATCCTCAGG gaagcATCTGCCTTGAGCTGTTGCCGCAGGTCAGCTGTCCCACACTAGTGGTCCACGGCCAGAAGGACCCCATGGTGCCCTCCTTCCATCCCCAGGCCCTGCTGCGACACATCCCCAACGCACG GCTGCACGAGATGGCGGAGGGCAAGCACAACCTGCACTTGCGCTTCGCTGACGACTTTAACCGGCTGGTGCAGGACTTCCTGCTGGAGTGA
- the LOC134450708 gene encoding interferon regulatory factor 4-like, protein MNIDGERMSSGNGKLRQWLIEQVDTGKYPGLVWENDEKSIFRIPWKHAGKQDYNRDEDAALFKAWALFKGKYREGIDKPDPPTWKTRLRCALNKSTDFEEIVERSQLDISEPYKVYRIIPEDAKKGSRPLGEAGVHLTSPQYQLHPTYAPPQNQLGSYVPGQEYGWRGHPCEEPPHADYSNTPYSPAHTPWENGYQFSGSFFSCGPSEVLPTHFGFPQPGFRAADAISDHRLVVSVFYGGSLVSEVTVLRAEGCVLTPTSNGHAFQPTSGPEVVPLPQKAGFEGGVHLWVGAGGLYARPFGSGDAFWEGGHAPHTDKANRMERDQVNKLMDYHALLTELQGFSLHSHSLPRFPVILSFGDDTDNEIQRRSLTVQVEPLFARQLFYLSQPAGNYIRSHDFYTHTHAHVPTHTSPTELSPPISQDYARVATHPHASALPE, encoded by the exons ATGAACATAGATGGGGAGCGCATGTCCTCCGGTAACGGGAAACTTCGCCAATGGTTAATCGAGCAGGTGGATACGGGCAAGTACCCTGGGCTCGTGTGGGAGAATGATGAGAAGAGCATCTTCCGTATCCCCTGGAAGCACGCGGGCAAACAGGACTACAATCGAGATGAGGATGCGGCTCTCTTTAAG GCCTGGGCTCTTTTTAAAGGCAAGTACCGAGAAGGCATTGACAAGCCTGACCCACCCACGTGGAAGACGCGCCTCCGTTGCGCGCTGAATAAAAGCACTGACTTTGAGGAGATAGTGGAACGCAGTCAGCTGGACATCTCTGAACCATACAAGGTTTACCGGATTATCCCAGAGGACGCAAAGAAAG gctCCAGGCCTTTGGGGGAGGCAGGGGTGCATTTGACATCCCCCCAGTACCAGCTGCACCCCACATACGCTCCTCCACAGAACCAG ctgggtagTTACGTTCCCGGTCAGGAGTATGGCTGGAGGGGCCACCCATGTGAAGAGCCTCCACATGCGGACTACAGCAACACGCCCTacagcccagcacacacaccctgGGAGAACG gttacCAGTTCAGTGGTTCCTTCTTCAGCTGCGGCCCCTCAGAGGTGCTGCCCACACACTTCGGCTTTCCCCAGCCGGGCTTCAGAGCCGCCGACGCCATAtcag accATCGGCTGGTGGTGAGTGTGTTCTACGGCGGCAGTCTGGTGTCGGAGGTGACGGTGCTGAGAGCAGAGGGGTGTGTCCTCACGCCAACGTCTAACGGACACGCCTTCCAGCCAACCAGCGGACCAGAGGTGGTGCCCCTCCCACAGAAGGCGGGGTTTGAGGGTGGAGTCCACCTCTGGGTGGGGGCCGGGGGCCTGTACGCCCGCCCCTTCGGTTCCGGCGATGCATTCTGGGAAGGGGGCCATGCGCCGCACACGGACAAGGCCAACAGGATGGAGAGGGATCAAGTCAACAAGCTGATGGACTACCATGCTTTActcacag agCTGCAGGGGTTCTCTCTGCATTCCCACTCTCTGCCTCGCTTCCCCGTCATCTTGTCCTTTGGAGACGACACAGACAACGAAATACAGAGAAGAAGCCTGACTGTacag GTGGAACCTCTGTTTGCCAGACAACTTTTCTACCTCAGTCAACCCGCCGGAAACTACATCAGAAGCCatgacttctacacacacacacacgctcacgtgcccacacacacaagcccgaCTGAGCTGTCGCCTCCCATCTCACAGGACTATGCCAGAGtcgccacacacccacacgccaGTGCCTTGCCAGAGTGA
- the psmg4 gene encoding proteasome assembly chaperone 4, translating to MSSAENGECAQASTAGSISVHNFSERLMEQVIHFHVMKLDGGFFLWVGTAPVLSNLAVSMSSRFDNASPLSSLVMGDPSDPAPSTLAQRLTKRTKKQVFVSFNLPGCPAQLSLLVEERIKKELELHPDKF from the exons ATGAGTAGCGCTGAAAACGGAGAATGTGCCCAGGCCTCCACGGCAGGAAGCATCTCGGTACACAACTTCAGCGAGAGGCTGATGGAGCAGGTCATTCACTTTCATGTTATGAAACTGGATGGTGGTTTCTTTCTCTGGGTGGGAACGGCACCTGTCCTCTCCAACCTCGCCGTCTCCATGAGCAGCAGATTT GACAACGCCTCACCTCTGTCCAGTCTGGTGATGGGGGACCCCTCAGACCCTGCACCCAGCACACTCGCACAAAGACTCA cTAAGCGCACTAAGAAGCAGGTGTTTGTGAGCTTCAACCTGCCCGGCTGCCCGGCTCAACTCTCCCTTCTGGTGGAGGAACGAATCAAGAAGGAACTCGAACTTCATCCTGACAAGTTTTAG